Within the Natranaeroarchaeum sulfidigenes genome, the region GCGGCCCGGTCCAGATCCGCGAGCGTCCGGACGCCGAGTTCGCGATACAGCGTCCCGACGGTCTTCGGGCCGACACCCTCAACCCGCGTGAGGGCGTCCATCTCGACCGGTAGCTCACCGCGAAGCTCCTCTAGCTCCTCGATCTTGCCGGTCTCGGTGTACTCGACGATCTTCGCCGCAATAGCGTCCCCGACGCCGTCTATCTCGTCGAGTGCGTCGGTTCCGTCCTCGGCAAGCGCGGCCACGGAGCTGGGATGCTCGCGGATGTTTTCGGCCGCCCGCCGGTAGGCGCGGGGTTTGTACTCGACGTCTTTCGCTTCGAGCAGGTCGGCCATCGCCTCCAGCGCGCCAGCGATCTCGTCGTCGGTCGTCATCGACCCCTCCCCGCCCCGCCGAGGCGGCCCGAGCTTGTGTCCTCGTGACCGAGTGCCTGTTTGAGAAACGACATCCAGCGCTTCTTGTCGGCAGTCTCCTGTGCCATCGCCTCTCCTTCGAGGTCAGTGGGCTGGAGGTTCTCCAGGGCGTTGAGCGCGCGGTCGAGTCCGACGATCGAGCGGGCCAGTCGTTCGCCCTCCTCGAAACTAATATCCCCCTCTTCGATCCGCTGGCGGCGCTGGAGACGCTCCCGGCGCAGGTTCTTTTTCGCCCGGTCGACGCGCTCGCGCTCGCTCGCCGGGTACGTCTCCCGGCGCTTGATCTCGAAGACGAACTCGTGGAGGTCGATCTCCTCGCCCTGCACGGCGATCCGCTCGGGGATCTCCGCGCCGACCGTCGCACCCTCGCGGTCGACGCGTTCGAGGAGCTGTTTGCGCTGGTACTCCTGCATACTCGTTCGGAGGGCACCGACCGGCAAAAAGCCACGGCGAAATCGGACCGCAAACCCCTTTTGAGGGCCGCCCGAAGGGTGAGCAAATGGCGAACTGCGACGTGTGTGGGCGCGAAGAGAACATGCCGTACAACTGTAGTCAGTGCGGCGGGACGTTCTGTCCGGAGCATCGCCTGCCGGAGAACCACGACTGTCCGGGACTCAACCAGTGGAACGATCCGAGCGGCGTCTTCGACAGCGGGTTCGACGACAGCGTCGACGACCGTGGCGGCTCTCGCAGCCTGCTCGACCGGCTCGGAATCGACACCGGTCCGGGCGGGCCGCTGGCGTACTTCCGCGGGAACATGACGTTCGTGTTCCTCGTGTTGATGTGGCTCACGTTTGCCGCCCAGTTGGCCGTTCAGACGTTTACTGGCGTGGTCGGCAACCCCGGGATCTACGACTGGTCCCTGTTTCGGGCACTGTTCACGCTCGATCCCCAGAACCCACTGTACCTCTGGACGTGGGTCACGTCGATTTTCGCACACGGCGGACTGTTCCACATCGCGGTCAACAGCATCGTGATCTACTTCTTCGGCCGACTGGTCGAGGACTACATCGGCTCCAGAGAGTTCGCCGTACTGTTCATCGTCAGTGGGATCCTCGCGGGGCTCGGACAGATCGGCATCGGTATTCTCATGGGCGATGCAGTGCCCGTACTCGGAGCAAGCGGCGCAGCGCTGGCGATCATGGGCGTCCTGACGATTCTGAACCCCGGACTCAAAGTGTACGTCTACTTCATCCTCCCGATGCCGATCTGGCTGCTGACCGTGCTGTTCGCGGGCTATTCGGTGTTTGCAGCCAGTGCCCCGGGGGTTGGGTCAGGCGTCGCTCATATCGCCCACCTCATCGGTCTCGGTATCGGACTGGTCTACGGGAACTACGTCAAAGGGCAGATCCGGACGCCGAATCAGGTCCAGCTAGGCGGGGGGCGCGGTCCCGGTGGCCCCGGGGGTCCGGGCGGCCCTGGCGGTCCGGGCCGCGGCCGGTTCTGATCGATGCGTGGCCCGCCAGAGCTGGTCCGTCCCGATCTCGTACCCGATCCCGGGAACAGCCACGACGAGATGGAAGCCCAGCAGCGCGAGATTGCTGCTGTAGCGACGTTCACCGACGACTTCGAGTTCGATCCGGCACCGATCATCGATGGGCAGCTTGCGACGCCGGGCGAGGAGCCCCCGCTCGTCGCTGGCGTCGATCAGGCGTTTCTCGACGACCGGGCAATCAGCGCAATCGTCGTTTCACGGGGTGGCGAGATCATCGAGCGCGTCTATTCGGTGACCGATCTCTCGATCCCCTATATTCCGGGGTTGCTGGCGTTCCGAGAGGGCGGCCCGATCCTCGATGCAGTCGAGAAGCTGACGAACACACCCGACCTGTTCGTCTTCGACGGGAGCGGCCGGATCCACTTTCGCGAAGCTGGGATCGCGACCCACATCGGTGTCGTGCTCGACGTGCCAAGTATCGGCGTCGCCAAGAGCCTGCTGTGTGGGACGCCCACCTGGTCAATCGAGGGGCTCGCGGCGGACGAGCGCGTCCCCATCGAGGCTGACGCGGACGTCACCGCGCCGGACGGAGCGACGATCGGCTATGCCGTCCAGACGCGCCAGTACGACTCGCCGAATCGTCACATCAACCCGCTGTACGTCAGCCCAGGACACCGGGTCGGGCCAGCAACCGCCGCCGATCTCGTGCTTGCACTTGCCGACGGCTACAAACTGCCCGAGCCGACACGGCGGGCCGACGCGTACGCCGAGGAAGCGAAGTCGCTCGTCCAGGACTGAACGCCCATTATGACGCCGGAATTTCTCCCACCCTTAATTACCTGGCGGCTAATTGGACCACATGGCCGACACGCAAGACGACGAGACGGGCGAGACGCCGCCCCGTGAGGGGAAACTGAAGACGGTGCTGATAACCGGCTGTTCGTCTGGGATTGGACGCGAGGCCGCGAAGGCATTTCTCGACGACGACGGGTGGACGGTCTACGCGACCGCGCGCGATACCGACGACATCGCCGACCTCGGCGAGGCCGGATGTGAGACGGCCGAGCTGGACGTCACCGACGAGAACCATGTCCGACAGGTGGTCGAACGGGTCCTCAGCGAGACCGGGCGGATCGACGCGCTGATCAACAACGCCGGCTACGGCCAAATGGGACCAATCGAGGAAGTCCCAACCGAAGTCGTCCACGAACAGTTCGATGTCAACGTCTACGGGCCACATCGACTGATCAGAGCCGTCCTCCCCCACATGCGAGAGCGCGAGCGCGGGACCATCGTGAACGTCTCCAGCGTTGGGGGACGCGTTTCCCACCCGGGCGGCGGCGTCTACTGCGGCTCGAAATTCGCGCTCGAAGCGATGAGCGATGCGCTCCGTTCGGAGGTCGAGCCGTTCGACATCGATGTCGCGCTGGTCGAGCCCGGGCCAGTGAATACCTCCTTCGGCGACGAGATGCGAGCCCGAACCGATAAACTGGAGCGTTCCGGCGCGTACGACTGGTTTTACTCGGTGATCGAGGATACCCAGCTCATCGGCGGTGGCGGGTTCGGCTCAATCGAAGCAAAAGAAGTCGCTGAAACCATCCTCGAAGCCGCGAACAGCCCGAATCCCAGCCCACGCTACCCTGTAGGACAGTTCGGCAAGCTGAGTTCGCTCGCCAGACTCGCGCCCGACCCGATCCGCGATGCCGTGTTCGGGATCGTTCGGCGGTTCGTCTGAACCAGTCAAGAGAGACAGCGCGCAACAGTCCGGAGCATCCGTTCTCCACGCACTTCGTCGGCAAACAGCGGGACGCGCTTGATTTCGTGGCCGCGGAACAACTCGTGTGCGGATCCCAGCGCCGCCTGCTGGACGTCCCAGCGACGCTGGCAGAACTCGCAACTGTCGAGGTCCGGCGTGACGAACTGATCGGCATCGACATCGTCGGTCACGTCCGCCAGATCCTCCATCACTTTGTTCACAACCACTGTTCCGACGGGAATCTCGAACTCACGCA harbors:
- a CDS encoding DUF5788 family protein, producing MQEYQRKQLLERVDREGATVGAEIPERIAVQGEEIDLHEFVFEIKRRETYPASERERVDRAKKNLRRERLQRRQRIEEGDISFEEGERLARSIVGLDRALNALENLQPTDLEGEAMAQETADKKRWMSFLKQALGHEDTSSGRLGGAGRGR
- a CDS encoding rhomboid family intramembrane serine protease, producing the protein MANCDVCGREENMPYNCSQCGGTFCPEHRLPENHDCPGLNQWNDPSGVFDSGFDDSVDDRGGSRSLLDRLGIDTGPGGPLAYFRGNMTFVFLVLMWLTFAAQLAVQTFTGVVGNPGIYDWSLFRALFTLDPQNPLYLWTWVTSIFAHGGLFHIAVNSIVIYFFGRLVEDYIGSREFAVLFIVSGILAGLGQIGIGILMGDAVPVLGASGAALAIMGVLTILNPGLKVYVYFILPMPIWLLTVLFAGYSVFAASAPGVGSGVAHIAHLIGLGIGLVYGNYVKGQIRTPNQVQLGGGRGPGGPGGPGGPGGPGRGRF
- a CDS encoding endonuclease V, yielding MRGPPELVRPDLVPDPGNSHDEMEAQQREIAAVATFTDDFEFDPAPIIDGQLATPGEEPPLVAGVDQAFLDDRAISAIVVSRGGEIIERVYSVTDLSIPYIPGLLAFREGGPILDAVEKLTNTPDLFVFDGSGRIHFREAGIATHIGVVLDVPSIGVAKSLLCGTPTWSIEGLAADERVPIEADADVTAPDGATIGYAVQTRQYDSPNRHINPLYVSPGHRVGPATAADLVLALADGYKLPEPTRRADAYAEEAKSLVQD
- a CDS encoding SDR family oxidoreductase — encoded protein: MADTQDDETGETPPREGKLKTVLITGCSSGIGREAAKAFLDDDGWTVYATARDTDDIADLGEAGCETAELDVTDENHVRQVVERVLSETGRIDALINNAGYGQMGPIEEVPTEVVHEQFDVNVYGPHRLIRAVLPHMRERERGTIVNVSSVGGRVSHPGGGVYCGSKFALEAMSDALRSEVEPFDIDVALVEPGPVNTSFGDEMRARTDKLERSGAYDWFYSVIEDTQLIGGGGFGSIEAKEVAETILEAANSPNPSPRYPVGQFGKLSSLARLAPDPIRDAVFGIVRRFV